The DNA segment aaggaaacctggtggtggaatggggaagtacaggagagtatacagaggaagaagatggcaaagaagaagtgggatagtcagagagatgcagaaaatagacaagagtacaaggagataaggcgcaaggtgaagagagaggtggcaaaggctaaagaaaatgcgtatgatgagttgtatgagaggctggacactaaggagggagaacaggacctgtacagattggctagacagagggactgagctgggaaagatgtgcagcaggttaaggtaataaaggataaacatggaaacatactcacaagtgaggagggtgtgttgagcagatggaaagagtactttgagaggttgatgaatgaagagaatgagagagagagaaggttggatgatgtggagatagtaaatcaggaagtgcaaccaattagcaaggaggaagtaaggacagctatgaaaaggatgaagaatggaaaagccattggtccagatgatatacctgtggaaacatggaggtgtttaggagagatggcagtggagtttttacccAGACTGTTTAATGGAACCTTAgaaagtaagaggatgcctgaggagtggagaagaagtgtactggtaccgatatttaagaataagggtgatgtgcaagactgtagtaactacaggggaataaaattgatgagccacagcatgaagttatgggaaagagtagtggaagctaggttaagaagtgaggtgaagattagtgagcagcagtatggtttcattccaggaaagagcaccacagatgtgttgtttgctctgagggtaatGATGGAGAAGTTTTGAGAAGGCATAGAAGGAAttccattgtgtctttgtggacctggagaaagcatatgacagggtgtctcgagaggagctgtggtattgtatgaggaagtcgggagtggaagagaagtatgtaagggttgtacaggatatgtatgagggaagtgtgacagtggtgaggactgcagaaggagtgacggatgcaatcaaggtgaaggtgggattacatctgggatcggctctgagacctttcttatttgcaatggtgatggacaggttgacagacgagattagacaggagtccccgtggactatgatgtttgctgatgatattgtgatctgtagcttgAGTCGGGAGctggttgaggaaaccctggagagttggaggtttgctgtagataggagaggaatgaaagttagtaaaaacaagacaatgtgtgtaaatgagagggaagtcagagaAATGGtgggatgcagggagtagagttggtgaaggtggatgagtttaaatacttgggatcaacaattcagagtccTTTgcaactttttaacattttaataaagcatTTTCTGATTTCTTTAGTTCTCAAACAGTAAATTATTGGATTACTTAAAGGTGGAAAGACATTCTGTATGATTAGCATCATTATTCGAGTGTCCACAGATGTGCCAGAAATTCTACCTGAGACATATTCACTACCAACAGtcaagaaaaagacagaaataacTAGCATGTGTGTGCCACATGTGTAGAAGGCTTTCGTTCTTTCCTCTGTGCTGGCAATTTTGATGACCGAAAATATTATCTGCACGTATGAAAAAAGGATAAATGCCAAAGGAATAAGCAGGACACTCAAACCAATGCCTAAAGCAACATAGTTAGTGATTTGAATGTCCCCACAGGCTAAAAACATCaaagacccaaagtcacaaaagCAGTGAGTTATTTGATTAGACCCACAAAATGAAAGCCTGAGAAGAACAGCCACTGTAACGATGGCACACAGAAAGCCAACCACCCAACAGCACAGCATCAGTTTTGTGATAAGACTGTTGCACATTAAATTAGGATAATGAAGTGGGTTGCAAATGGCTATGTAGCGATCATAGGCCATTAGGGCAAGGAGAAAGCATTCGGTTGAACACAAACCCAACCAGAACGTTGTCTGAGTAAAACAACCAGCAAACGGCACgactctgtactcaaatgtgaaCAGGACTAGCATACTGGGCACAGTGTTAGTAGTGATGGCGATGTCGAGAACAGCCAGACCACAGACTAATATGTACATAGGGGTGTGGAGTGTTCTGTCAGATAGAAAAATGGCGATTAACAGGATGTTCCCAACAAGAATGAAGAGGTAAACTGTGAGGAACACACCAAACAAATATCTTCTACTTTCTTGGTCTCTGTAACCCAGGAATCCAGTAATGATGAACTCTTTAACTGCTGAACTGGTTTGATTTGATCCCAACATTTCTCATTAATGGTCAGATctaaagagagaaggaaaaaaattgaaaacttcAGTTAGGGAATTGGACTAAATTGTTCAAGATGTCTGTGTAAGAAACAGTTATCAAGCTGAATTTGATTTGTGAAACCAATAACATTTTAAGAGTGATGATTAGGTACTTTTCCTTGCTTCAGTTAATAAAAGtggatattaaataaaaaagggtaatccaaacattaaataatatgcaCATAGCAACCCCTTTTTATAAATCTTTGATGTGATAATGTGAGAGGTTTTGTCTCATTATTTGGGAGGCCTGTAAAGAAATACCCAGCTGTAATGCACTCAATAGACAAACACTTTTTAGTTTTatgttataaaacaaaataattcacagAATAACAGATCACATTAAAAAGACGacagaaaaatacaatacagtaatccctcctccatcgcgggggttgcgttccagagccacccgcgaaataagaaaatccgcgaagtagaaaccatatgtttatatggttatttttatgttgtcatgcttgggtcacagatttgcgcagaaacacaggaggttgtagagagacaggaacgttattcaaacactgcaaacaaacatttgtctctttttcaaaagtttaaactgtgctccatgacaagacagagatgacagttctgtctcacaattaaaagaatgcaaacatatcttcctcttcaaaggagtcaggagcagagactgtcataaaggcagaggaaaatcaatagggctgtttagcttttaagtatgcgaagcaccgcggcacaaagctgttgaaggcagcagctcacaccccctccgtcaagagcacagaaggagagagagagagagagagacagagaaaaacaagcaagaaaaaatcaatacgtgcccttcgagcttttaagtatgcgaagcactgtgcagcatgtcgtttcagataatctttcagcatttttagacgagtgtccgtatcgtctagtgtgcgaacagcccccctgctcacacccccctacgtcagcgcaagagagagagagagagagaaagtaagttgggtagcttctcagccatctgccaatagcgtcccttgtatgaaatcaactgggcaaaccaactgaggaagcatgtaccagaaattaaaagacccattgtccacagaaacccgcgaagcagcgaaaaatccgcgatatatatttaaatatgcttacatataaaatccgcgatggagtgaagccgcgaaaggcgaagcgcgatatagcgaggaattactgtacTTAATTTGTTATAATACACAAATCAATTACTTTTGTAAAAATCTGTTATATTCAAAATAATGAGAGATAACAGATGCAATTACATGTgctagtagactacattaaatacaacagtacTTTACGATATAATGTATATAGAAGTGTATCCCAGATGGGCTTTtggttgttcaaatgattttgtagtgttgcagaaaatacaaaataaaaagagtctTAAGCCATCGCCATATGTGAAATTCCAACTTGGTTGTTCTGTATTTGCCCCTTTAGGTGGAGGACGCCCATGTGCCTTCTTCAAAGCATCatggcagacaaaaaaaaatcgaACAGAAGGCTAGGTTCATTAACATAACACATTTGAATATATGTTAATTCTcaccaataaataaatgagataCTCCGGCAACAAACCTCTGAAATAAGTAGCATGTAAAGTTccaaaatagttaaacatattaaaagtcctAAATATAAGAAATTAGACTTCTTTTATGTGAACTCTTAAGAAAGACAAAAGCACGAAGTTAAATGTTATGTATGATCTTGTTTTCTAATATATAAAGTAGAcggcaaataatttaaaaatggcatcaaTTACTGTCCTGTTGTTAGTTATTGGTGGTGGATGTTCCGTGACTAATTCtacttcaaatttcttaaacatgatATTTTTGGAAGAAGAACCCAATGAAGATGTAAACGTTCTGTAgaagtctcaagctaaaattaTTGGGTTATATGGAATCTTGAGGGAGAGCAGGTCTGGAGTTATAGTGTCAGAGAAAGTTAGGAAGAGGCTAGTTTTGGGCCATTTGAAAGGCAAACTTCACCTATCACATGACCCTCTCCAGTTTGCCTATCACCCAAACCATTCCACTAAATATACATATTATCTACTCTTCATCTGGCCCTCTGGTCAAAAGAAATCCTGGAATGCTTttcattgacttcagttcagcttttgacaccatcatccctcagaaccTCATATGGAAGTTGAGTCAGCGAAACTACTACGCTTTCCTATGCAACCTGatcctggacttcctgacagagagACTCCAGACATTCCACATTGGAAACACCATCTCCTGTACCATTATGCTGAACACATGCAAACcagggctgtgtactcagcccaTTTCTGTTTACTCTGTTGATTCACGACTGTATGGCTGTTTACATCTTCACCTTCATTTAGTTTGCAAATGACACAatggtggtgggtctcatcagcaatggagATGAGTCCGattacagaatggagatatgaCGATTGGTGGACTCGTGCAGGTGGACAAGATTAAAGAGATGgatgttgacttcaggaaggcccatGCCGTCCACACCCCCAATGCACATTGACAACGCTGTGGTCAAGAGTACCAAAATTCTTAGTGTGCACCTGACACCTTCCTTGGCaaattaacaccacctccatagccaagaaggcaCAGAACTGTCTCCAGTTCCCTTGGTGGCTGAAGAAGGCAAGCCTACCTCCCCCCATTCTCACCAtattctacaggggcaccatcGAGAGTGTTGTGAATAGTTGCATTACTGTCTTGTTTGGGAACTGCTGTGTCCCTAAAGGTAAGATCCTACAATGGGTAAGTGCACACAGCAAAAAAGATCTTTGGGACCTTAAGATAAAGATATTGTTATAAAGCCTTGAACCCACAACACCTATAGCATTGTGAAGGATCGCTCCCACCTCCTCTCACGGTCTCTTTGTACCAcgtccatctggcagaaggtactgcaGCATACAAACAAGTTCTGCCAGGTACTGCAACAACctctaccccttggctgtccaGACTCTGTGTTGCCCCTTACCCTCACATGTACTCCTTCTAGCTTATTCATATGCAGTTTCCTTTGTgacacttgttactactgttgtttttattatttgtagtcgtctttatttatttatgcatctatttattatttagtagagttctttacctgtcttgcacttgtcttgtgtttatgtatatgttgcaccgtGGGGCTGATGAATGTTATTTTGTggcactgtatgctgcaatatggtgtatggatggtatgacaaaaaagccacttgacttgaactcaaaataaatcattataatgtgcagcTAGTGCAGCCATGAAGTCGTTTTCAATGTAACAGAAATAGACACCTATATTATTCCTGCTcacttacatttatttctagattaGTGAcgttttgcttttttgtgtttaataCACCTCAAGCAGCAGGAGAATGAGCTGCTGCACAAATGGCCACTCAGCCTTTCATTACCTTGTTCTGGGGATTTGTTTTGCTGTCAGGAACAGGTGTCTGGCGAgtaaaaggaaaatattaaagATGTAGAACCTGAAGTAACCTCTTTTTAGGTGAATTTGAAATGGTAAACAAACTCATAACTGAAGTCGTGCAGAACAGTTCACTCTTGTAAGAAAGACAAATTTGCCATTgctttcaatgggagattttcaaatttctgACATTTACACTACATGCTCTACCCAAGATATCACAACAAAAATTGAAGTGTCTCAGGAAATTTCCGTGATGAATAATTGTGCCGAGTTTTTTCATGGGGACAGAGAGATTGACTATAAGAGAAGCCCCTTTTTGTAACACTTAAGCATCTTGTACTCTTAGGCTCATAAGGTCTTTTAACAATCTTAAACAAGCTATTATTGTTCTAAGGATGCAGCTGTGCTCATCTTATTCTTGAGCAAGTGACAAAAAGATTGCATGGTTCTTCTAAACTGGCTTTTGCCCGTCTGGTTTAAAGTTAGCTGGTACCTTTGTGCAATGTATCCCCTTTGGGTCAGTGTCATGACTCTCCAAATAAGTTAGCTTTAGGCCGTAGTACTTTACTTTGTAGAGCATGTATTCAATCAAAAATTAGTTATATGTAAATGCAGCCTCTGTGTAATTAGATTACTCTTAtaaagccagtcagtcagtcattttccaacctcttatatcctaactacagggtcacggggggtctgctagaaccaatcccagccaacacagggtgcaaggcagggaacaaaccctgggcagggcgccagcccacagcagggcacatgcacacacacactaggaacaattcagaatcgccaatgcacctaacctgcatgtctttggattgtgggaggaaacccgagtacccggacgaaacccacgcagacatggggagaacatgcaaactccgtgcagggaggacccaggaagtgaacccaggaatCCTTACTGCGAgaaagcagcactaccactgcaccgccGTGCTGCCCATCTTATAAAGCTTTTGTTTAAAAAGGTAATTTCAGCGTAAAAGTGAGTTGCAACAGTAGAATAGCTGTATCTTGGGTTGTGCTTCCAATGAATCTTAGATAAATAAAATCTTTCATATGCGTATTGCTGGAGTCTGAAGATCATTTGTAAAATGATAGCAGTCCTGAAACAGTGCTCGAGGATTTTTCTCCTACCTCAGACAGACATGTAACTGCAGTTGGAGCTTTTAGATATGCAAACACAGGGAAAGGGGATTTAAGAGCTAGTAGAAATACACTCTCTTTAAAACAGGAGACCAAAATCTGGTTTATTTAAGGCCACTGCCACATGCTCTTCATTTTTCTCTTCCTGTTTTACAGTTGTAATGCTTTCCggcctttaaattaaaatgtcagtCAATCATATATTATGTTCTGTATAATTTAAACACAGGTGCTTGAGCCAaatctctcaaaaaaaaaaaaaaattaaggatttGCAGAGATTGTATTTACATAGAGTAAAGGTGCCAGCATGTGGTTTTGTAGAGTAATCACGCAGAATTGTAGTTCATTATTAGAAATTATTTGAATAGGTGAAAAGGTAATTGAAACATTGAGAATTCATTTAATATTACTAATTGTATGGGAAGATACCTGCTTAAACTgtacatttgcaaaaacttcacaAGCTGCTTCAGAACACAGAAAATTATGTTCATGTTACCAAATCAAAAGAatgcttttatgttttttatttaacccTTGACACTCTAAGGCAGGgtttcttaaatgtttttctctcatgacccaatcttgcccttcttaCTGTCTTCAATACTCAATCCATGACAAACGTCAAATTGTTGGGTTTCCCACTTGCCACGGAAACTGACAGCAGGGGGAGGTGTCCCCATTAGAGAATCGTAGCTGACAGTCATAGCGGAGGGAGTTATCCTCCTTGGAGAATAGCCGCTGATTTAATAGAACAGCAGTACCAATTGTTCACACAACTCATCGCAACTCATCCCGAGCAAACCATTCACAACACATTCCCATTAAAACTAATGGTGAGTCACAGCCCCTACACCACCCAACACCAGCAACCCGTGACCCATTGTAACCCATTGCGTTAAggggtttttggcattattgttTCTAAAtcacatacccaaaaataaatggcCATTAGtctgcttatgtaataaattACCTGCAAATAGCTGAAGAGCAGCAAGTCCAACACTTcaaattttttaaagaaagtatatgattaaaaacctttgtttacaccaaaatcaactaaataaaacacaaaacaattgttgctttatagatttttttcttcaaaaaactGAATTTTACAGTACCTAACCAAGACATTTTACAATGCACAGCCTTAGAGTCACATACCTTTTGTGTCCTATTCTGCCAGCTGCCATTGTGCCAAGTTTAGATGGCATTTCTCATAGCATTGCAAATTCAGACTGTTTGCCCCTCTTTTTATGTGTCAATTGCACATAAGCAATCTCTCAGAACAAGTATTGAAGTATTAGTTatatatgttttaatttcttagaaaaatatatatttctacaaacacacacactgcataTATATCAGTCTGAAGCAACAATTGTAGACAACTATACTTCACTGAAACGCCCTAATCCTCAGCTGTCAATTGTCAATGAGCCTCTCACTGTATGTGGCACAAATTTTGATTAAAGCAGATTCACTTAGCTATGATGTGCTCTCGCCTCTACATATATGTGTGCATATCACATATTTCACTAATAAAAGAGAACAGACAGCATGgaaaagaatgatttatttgaaagaagacaccttTGGGTATGTACAAATGCCATTATTGTTTCTGACTGACTTGTgagtttattgcaacaaataaaaAGAACTTTGAAACATGGGTGGGGACGTGTTGCGCATATGTGGCTAGATCTAAGTATACGATGTTTGACACGTGTGCTACACTCAAGCACCATCATATGAAATACTATGCAAATAATTTGCTTAATTACTATATTACTGGGTTTACTTACTGTTATTTATTCTGAGAGACATAGAAAAACATATTCAAAATACGAAGCAGTGTGTGCTTGaagctgtatactgataattctctttttgatcagctgctgtagagctgtgattccacactcagatacagtgggataaatactctgagtggtgcagtgagagaaacaacgctaaagcagcta comes from the Erpetoichthys calabaricus chromosome 4, fErpCal1.3, whole genome shotgun sequence genome and includes:
- the LOC114641257 gene encoding olfactory receptor 6N2-like; its protein translation is MLGSNQTSSAVKEFIITGFLGYRDQESRRYLFGVFLTVYLFILVGNILLIAIFLSDRTLHTPMYILVCGLAVLDIAITTNTVPSMLVLFTFEYRVVPFAGCFTQTTFWLGLCSTECFLLALMAYDRYIAICNPLHYPNLMCNSLITKLMLCCWVVGFLCAIVTVAVLLRLSFCGSNQITHCFCDFGSLMFLACGDIQITNYVALGIGLSVLLIPLAFILFSYVQIIFSVIKIASTEERTKAFYTCGTHMLVISVFFLTVGSEYVSGRISGTSVDTRIMMLIIQNVFPPLSNPIIYCLRTKEIRKCFIKMLKSCKGL